The Rosa rugosa chromosome 1, drRosRugo1.1, whole genome shotgun sequence genomic sequence AAATTCCAGCACCTTAAACCCTCTTCCATATTCACCAAATTCCAGCACTTGAAACCAAATTCCCTCACCTACCAAAAACTTTATTTTCATGTACACTGTACCTTGCTTCCTCAGAAACCACTGACCCCAAATCCATCTTTCTCCGATTCTTCGTAGCCCTGATTCGATTTCCTCCATTCAGCTCTCAATTCCAACTCTCAATTCAATAGAGTTTCATTTTCGTGAAGTGAATGCGGGTTTTTTGCGTGCTCTGAACTCGGCACTTCGATCTGATGGCGGCGGGGACAATGACGATCGCCACCAGAGCTGCTGTGATTCTGTACTACATGTTTGGCCGGAGCTGCTCACAGACCTCCCAAATCTTTAACACTGGCACCATAGTTCACAGACCTCCCAAATCTTTAACACATACACCACTAAATGATCTCCCAAAATCAAGTCAAAATTTGCAACAAAACGTCAAAACCCAAGATGATCTCCAATCCAAGAATCCTCACTAAATGAACAAACTCACATGATGATCTAAACCAATAACAGAGGGAGTTTCCCAGACCAAAAAATCTGAAGCATGCCAGACCGGAGCAATGTGTTGCTATAAACTTGGTCGGCTTCGACCCATAATGCTCGACTCGAATTTGACCCTGGTGGAGCTCCGGACACTCCAGCACAGTCGGCCCGGACTTATGCGAGACCTCACACAGTCCCTTAGGGTTTTCCACTGTCACAATTGTATCAAACGGCTTCTAATCGTTGAAATTGAAGACGACGATGTTGTGGAGAAGAACAACTACGATTCGGTCGCAGCGGAGCCAGACCAACTTGACCAAGGACCAGAACGAAGGCTCATTGACGCAGCGGGACTGGCGATCTTCATAGATCATGACCTTGTTGGGGGAGGGGCAAAACGAGGAAGCCGCCATTTGTTTTTGATCGGAGCAATGACAGGGGCTCTAGGGCCATGGTGGTGGAGGAAAGGATTCTTGGATCTGGGTGGATTAAGATCAGGTTAGATTGATCGACCCCGATCGGACACACATACTGGATTCTCTATTAGCACGAGGTGTGCCCGTTAGAGATAGATGACTTGGGTGGCTGGCTTAGCCATGCAGATTGGGGTGATGGCGGAGATAaaaagaggaggagagagagctggaagaagaagaggtaaaacgaaaaagaaaaagaaaaagacaaaaaaaaaaaaagacaaaaaaaaaattaaaaaaagagtaaataagggtataatagacattttagcgAGAaattaatgccacgtcagcaaaataACGGGGTCTTTGACAGAAagttgacggcagggaccaattgagagaaaattgagagttcagggactttttaggtgaaattcgaatgtcagggactgaaacgacgaaaccctataagtatagggagtaaatagTAATTAACTCTTAAATTAAATATTAAGAACATTTCATTCCATAGAATGCAACAACATTTGGATAGCGAAGTTGATCTAATATGTGAGCTTTCTTTCAAAAGTCATCACGCTGCAGAGATGTGAGCAGAAAGAGTTGTTACATAACATACATGTATATGTTGAGCAACTATAGTAGCGAGACCTTGAATAGATTTGTATAAAGAGTTAACTCATAATAGGCAGGTATATACTTTTATATACTTTATATCTACTCTAGtaagtataaaaaaaaataattaaaaaaaaacataactatGTAATTTGCAAATAACTAACAAACATAaataaccacgtggtgtggtgtgctgGTCGAACGGCCTaatctggaacccccaggtttAGCGTTCAAATCCCAGTTCCATCATGTGCTAGTAGATTTGacggaccctttgggttcgtgcgtctgcggtgcagtggattagtctgccTTTCGCCGCAATAACGATGCAGgtgctgggataccactgcatgggtgtgtgagttactaacctAACttcccgataaaaaaaaaaacaaaaacaaacataaataagTTCAGACCTTTGGACCTGTGTGTCCAAACTCTCTTATTTTCATATATTAGGCGATCTAAATCAGTCATTTGATAACGATCGTAGCAAATGAAGGACGCTTACTACAACGCCAGCTTCAAGAACAAGCACCACTTCAATGGCAAGGCTAGGTACAGCTCTATGAACTAGGGCTGGCTCTGAGACGACTGCTCGGGGGGCCTCAAAGAATTTAgttctatatatatgtttacATAAGTGTTTTTATAAACACATGTTTACATAAGTGTTTTTATAAACACAGTGTTGCCTTGCTTTAGCATAAGCCAATTAATGCGTGTTCTCCCCAACCAAGGTTCAAATCCTGCATCCCCCTTTCACtgttccttttttcttttctttttttatatttatattggTGTCATGTTTATGGGCAATTGAAGAATCAATTCGATCACTGGAGCTCAATCACCCAATGTAAGTTTAGTTAGTTTCAGTAGCTTGTGAGAGGTAACATGACAGTTTGAAGAACCATCACCCTCAACGATAAGGCAAAGGATTGCATTTCTCAAATATCACTTCTGTGGAGACAAAGAGCACCTGATGATGTTAGGAAACCATTAGAGGCAAGGGAATGTTGATTATCAAACCAAAGAGAAGTGCGAGAAGTGGTTGATACAGTATTAGCATCTCACCCGACTCTAGGGCTTTAAGAGAACAAACGCTCGAGGGTTTTGACCAACGCGTGAGGGTTTTGACCAAGACAACGGGGCTTTCGTCCTGTCGTGTGTAATCTTGTTTTTAAATAACATGGTTGGACTTTAAGAAAATAGCTTTGTAATCTATGACTTACAACAGAGCTCGTTCCAAAATGAAAGTGTCAAATATAGAGGCAAGTCAACCATTCATGAAAATGGTGGTGTTTAATATAAGAAAGAATCAAAGCTGGGGAAAGAAACGAGGAAAAAATGGTTCGCGGCCTGCCAATTGCTATCACATTGTTTACGCCTTGCCGTCTCGTCCAAGGAGAAAGGGATAGGGGGACCCAAAATGCTATGTCCATCATTTGCTGACAATGTTCATAATTGTTGATCTGTCTCAAATGGTCTTTACAAGAGAGTGAGATCCACACCTCCATATCTAACAACCGCaccttgtttttgtttttaactgCTTGCGTACAATGATTGTAAAATGGGGGATAGGGATGCCATTGTTAAACATGGGTGAAGAAAATTTCACACCccataagagcaagttcacccgttgggtcaccgggtcacttactattcactgttttttagtgtatattttcattctctgggtcacgaaatacactgtactCGTGACCCAggacacgaaatacactgtgcaggtcaccatggtgacccagaatactgtacagggtgacccagggcacgaaatacactgtgttCGTGACCCAgatggtgaaattaacactaaaaagcagtgaatagtgggtgacctggtgatccaacgggtgaacttgctctaaccgATCACGCTTAACCTAGTAGCAGTTGTTGAAATTGCAAATTAGGGTGAAATAAAGTACATTAAATTAACAAAAgcacaaaaaaaagaaaaaaaaaaaagaagtaggAAAAGTAAGGACTGAGCAAACTTCTTGAGCATCATCTGTATATTTAAATGTCAGCTAGTCATAGCACACAATTATGATACAAGAAGCTAAATTTGCATCAAAGTAGAGAAATTCAAAATATCAACCCAGTCTTGAAGATCAAAATTAAGTGGTTGTGTCATACTCCACTAAAATTAAAATTGGAGGTATACCACAATTGCTCACACCAACCATCAATCCATTTGAAATCACCGCAAATGGGAATGTCAAATCCTTCCACAAAAGAAGTCCTAGAATTAGGATACGTCATCGTACAACTTTAGGGCATTTTGATTTGGGCTATCAATGCTCTGATTCAAAAGAAGCAAAGGAAGTGCTCTCTCGCTCTTGAGTTCATTTTACATTTCCATCAATGAGATTTTTGTTGAACTTGTGCCTTTTTTAACAGACCAGTCTTTTAGATACATAAtcatttcatttatttattcCTACTCTTACTCCACTCCACTCCTCTCATAATACCCCAGTGAAATTTGATATGTGACATGACTCGTAACAATGTAATAAGCACATGAcaaaactttggtacagaaaaaaataagtgaggaaATCACATCAAGTTCTGAATTGGGAAAGTTGAACCAATGATAAAGATATCTTGTGTCAAAACGTCTGATCATGGAGACCAGATAATAAAGAGAGGTCACCTCATTATACATCAAAAGTACAATGTGTCATTTTCCTATTCATCCAAAGTGAGCAAAAATAGTCCTATAAATATTACAGGTCACTTTTGGATTGGCTGCTCGGAATAATCTAGTAATCCGAACTCCCTGACCCAAGATGTTCTCCGATTGGAAGAGACTAGGTAAAGCCCCAACACGTGCATAGAGAAAAGGCCACAAAACGCAAAAGAATCACCGGACATAAGGCATAACTTAAGCCACTGAGTCACTGACCCCCGCATTTTCGTTTGCTTTgcttctccccccccccccccgactcACAGGagagaaacaaaaaaacaaaacaaaattccccCAAACGGACACACCCCTTGGTTTTTCCCCCaccttcactctctctctttctgtttgtcactctctctctctctctctctcctcaatgCTTCAGTTCtacttttcttcatcatcatcatcatgggtTCTTTAAGTTTCAAACAACACCCCACGAGAGAATAAGAAAGAAGAGAGGAATGAAAGCCCcataaacctctctctctctctctcttctctaccAAATCACAAGGCATAAATTCCACCCTTCATTTAAAGCCGGCCCAACAACTCACGATTGATTTCTGAAGTGACAAAAGTGTGAGAGCCGATCTGCCCCAAACGTATCTCCGACATTGATATAGTTCTCCTCCACGCAATAAACCCCACATGGTAATGCACTCTAGCCCCATTCCtcgttttctttttctcatatGAAACCCATGTTGCATGCTTTGTCCATTTTTATGCTAAGAAAGCTGGAATTCAAAAGCTCTGATTTTGATCCGTTTGGCGAGTACCCTTTTGGAAATTGGCTCATGTTTGTCAATTTTTTGACGTGATCCGATATGGGTTTTCATTAGGGCATTTTTGTGAAACACGTATTATGCATATAACAAACTCTTGGTGTTATTGTGATCAGTTTGAATCGAAAAGGGTGTTGATGATTTTGGGAATTAGATCACCCAGAAGTTGaatttgatttgtgtttttgttttttgtttttggcagTTGAATTTGATTAGGATTTGAGTTAAGATGCAGTCAAGGGTGGGGGCATTGGAGGAAAGCAAGGACCCTGGTGGTAGTATATCAAAAACCAGCCATGTAAGGGCCTTGCCTTTGAGGCTGATCCAATTCCTGTTGATGTTTGTGGTTCTGGGTCTCGGGGTTTCGATTTTGAGTATGCATACGATCCGCTATTTCGGAGTTCAACATATGGCTCCAACAGAACCATCTGATGTGAGGTCATGTTTTGCGGAGCCAAACACGTTAGAAAGTTGGATTAGACCTCCATCTAGTCTGTTGCATTCCATGAATGACACTGAGTTGCTGTGGCTGGCCTCATGTGTTCCTCAAGTGAAGGAATATCCGTTCAAAAGAACTCCCAAGATTGCTTTCATGTTCTTGACCAAGGGACCATTGCCGATGGAGCCTCTTTGGGAGCGGTTTTTCAAAGGGCACGAGGGGCTTTACTCGATCTATGTCCATTCGTTGCCATCTTATAGTCCCAACTTCTCAAGTTCATCAGTGTTTTACAAGAGACAAATTCCAAGCAAGGTATATCGAGTCACTAGCTTTTATTTGCTAATGTTAATTGCTCCTGGATGCATGAGAGAACTATCTAAAATATATTGCATTTTTTAATTGCATTACTATGATTAAATTTCTTGCGTTGAAGTGTAAGGAAACCCATGTCTAAGAAAAATAACCACAGGATAGAAACTATATCTGTTTTAGGGTATACCAATGCTATAAACTAGATATTTGTTTCTTGAATAAGAATCAATGTGTTGGATATTCTAGGATattaaaataaatatgaattGACATTAATCGTTTCTTATCTTCACAAGTATTCTTCTTAGGAAGGAACACATGGTATTCATTGTTGTACTAATTGTCAGCTTTAGATCCTTCATAATTTGGCCTAGGATGGTTGATCTGCAGCTGCTTTTGTAATTACCTTCTAGTACTCTCTCCTCTCCTATATCATACATTGGGTGTGGATGTAGTGAGATAGTGCCCTATCTGTGGTTTAATATTTCAGTTGAGGGGTCAGTGATAATTTTCCAAAAATTAAAAGGACTagagaaaaacagaaaagagtGCATAGAATTTAAACGTTATTGATATTGGAACACTTCTCTTTTTCTATGACTCTGTTCTTATATAAAAATACCAGAATAACTTATTAAATCTCTCAGAAATGGTACCCTTTAGGTTGTGTACTGGCTCATGAAGGTTGTATGCTAATATTCACTTCCACTGTATGTTCAAAAGAACAGATTTGGACTTGTCATCCAAAATTTATTTGGAAAGGCTCCTGCAACTCAAGTCGGGATGGAGCAACCATTGACTATTATTCAtttttttagaaactttcctaactaccaagtttttcttcattttattgattGAAAGTATATCTCCACATTGTCCACCAATTCTTGCCATGTTATGCTGGTGGTCTGGAacattttcagccaaattttgCTAATAGTAGATGATTATTTGCTTCCACCTTGACCAATGTTCCTGCACTGCAATGGAATATCTACTGAGAATAAGAAATTCATCGATGAAACGAAACATTTTTTCGTGACAAATTGATCCTTTGGTTGTTGTATACAGAGGTGAGGTGGTCACATGATTATCAAACATTAGATATAAGCCGAATATGTTCTCTACCAGTCCTCTTTCGTATGTTTAGAAATTTTCACCATTGGAACATTTATTTTTTAAGTTAGTGAGTTTTAAATAATCTTTACAAATGACACTTTAAAATGTTCAATGGAGTACTTTTTGTTTCTCAGCTGCACTGGAACATTTTTGGTTACTActtcacaaaaaaaaagaaaataattaccTGGAACTTCCTGTGAACATTTGTAGTATATGTGTTGAAACCTACTTGTTTTTTATTGTATTAGGATCTCTGACCACTCATATATTTTGATTCAGCTCGCAGAGTGGGGAGAGATGAATATGTGTGAGGCTGAGAGAAGACTTCTAGCTAATGCATTGCTTGACATCTCAAATGAATGGTTTGTCCTCCTTTCCGAGTCTTGTATTCCTCTGAGCAACCTCAGCATTGTCTATCACTACTTATCAAAATCAAGGTACAGCTTTATGGGTTCATTTGACGAAATCGGACCTTATGGGAGAGGACGCTATAATGAACACATGGCCCCTTTGGTCAATCTCAGTAATTGGCGTAAAGGTTCCCAGTGGTTTGAGATCAATCGGATACTTGCACATAAGATTGTTCAAGACACAACTTACTACCCTATTTTCAGAGACTTTTGCAAACCTGCATGTTATGTAGATGAGCACTACTTTCAGACGATGCTTACCATCGAGACTCCGCATCTTTTGGCAAATAGGACTCTTACGTATGTTGACTGGTCAAGAGGTGGTGCTCATCCAGCTACGTTCGGTAAAGGTGATATTACAGAAGAGTTCTTCAAGAAGATTACTACTAGCGAAAATTGTCTCTACAACAATCAGCCGACCACGCTCTGTTTCCTTTTTGCTAGAAAGTTTGCTCCAAGCGCTTTGGAGCCTCTGTTAGAATTAGCATCTAAAGTCTTTGGATATTGACATGAGATTGGCTTCTTAATGGTGTTTACGGAGAACTGCAGATGGGAGTATGAATGTAGTTTTGAGTTAACAACGGACTTGTTGCTGAGATTGGTTCCTTTCTACCCAAATTAAATAGGATTTTTGAGACCTCAATATCAATGCATATTGTATGTATAGAAAAATAGGACAAAAGATTAGCATCCTAGAAAATTTTTCTGCTACAATAATGATTATGTATGTATCTGGTTGGGATCCTGATTGAATGAAGTGCTGTTGAGTCATTAATTTAATAAATGTTCAGACCTCCCATATTTGGTCTCTTTCTGAAGTTTTTGTACTTTCAGTAGTCGTACTTGAGGCCAGTTTGCTTTTAATGTCATCTCCTTAACTTTTGGTGTAATATTGCCTCCACTTTAAGTTTGTAACAAACAAGAAACCTCAATGTTAAAAACTTTGTTGACTTCTTTGTGAGGCACTCAGGTTCTGACTTCCCAGTGCAAGGAAAAGTGCAGCTGTAATAATTTCCAGAGGTTAACATAAGAACTGTCGGAATGATTCTTATTCAAATAAGGATGTTTTACTATGTACATAGAGAGGCTCAAGCAAGATCCTGTGCGGTTGCTTGAGCATTGTTCATGGAAATCAAAGATTAAAAGTGACGAGAAGTATTTGGATTTCATTGAAGAATGCCGGCTGTAAGAATTGTATATTCgatctgaaaaagaaaaaaaaaagtaaaaagaaaaaaaggaaaagaagttaCTGACTACATCTCAATATAAAGCCTAAATGATACCGAGTTGAATTACCAGGCTGTATAAGCTCCTCATATGTCACAACAACTTGGTGTCATTCAAGGATATCAGAGAGTTTACTTGAACTCGCATTAACCTTGTATACTCTGTTACGAAGACGGTTGATTGCATCCTCATATTCAGTTGTACCAGTTGTTGAAGAGTTTAACTTGTCATCCAAAGATTTTTCAGAATATGGGTTTATTATGTTCCATGATTTAGCTTGCAGAGTGGAGGATGAATGAAACTGAGAGGAGACTCCAAACTGATGCATTGCTTGACATCTCAGTCTTCCTTTCCGAGCTGTGTATTCCTCTCAGCAACTCAGCATTGTCTATCACTACCTATCAAGATCCAGGGCAGCAAGCAATCCCCTCTTCTAGCCTCATTTGTAAACAGTTAACCATTAAGTATAGTTTCCAGTTTGGAAGGAATATTAAGTT encodes the following:
- the LOC133725332 gene encoding glycosyltransferase BC10, producing MQSRVGALEESKDPGGSISKTSHVRALPLRLIQFLLMFVVLGLGVSILSMHTIRYFGVQHMAPTEPSDVRSCFAEPNTLESWIRPPSSLLHSMNDTELLWLASCVPQVKEYPFKRTPKIAFMFLTKGPLPMEPLWERFFKGHEGLYSIYVHSLPSYSPNFSSSSVFYKRQIPSKLAEWGEMNMCEAERRLLANALLDISNEWFVLLSESCIPLSNLSIVYHYLSKSRYSFMGSFDEIGPYGRGRYNEHMAPLVNLSNWRKGSQWFEINRILAHKIVQDTTYYPIFRDFCKPACYVDEHYFQTMLTIETPHLLANRTLTYVDWSRGGAHPATFGKGDITEEFFKKITTSENCLYNNQPTTLCFLFARKFAPSALEPLLELASKVFGY